Proteins from a genomic interval of Candidatus Nanosynbacter sp. HMT-352:
- a CDS encoding TrmH family RNA methyltransferase translates to MNPEITLLVHNIRSTHNVGAIFRTAEGFGVKKIILSGYTPYPELSLCSRAPACALVDGEIRSEDPRLPHIREKITSQIHKTALGAESLVSFEFYEDINDWIKENQRTENLPIIALEQSKDSVMLPEFQPPEKFALLLGEEVHGITPELLGSCDFTVEIPMFGQKESFNVSVATGIALFGLIFPRIK, encoded by the coding sequence ATGAATCCAGAAATTACTCTGTTAGTTCACAATATTCGCTCAACGCATAATGTTGGGGCGATTTTTCGCACAGCCGAAGGATTTGGCGTAAAAAAGATTATTCTCAGTGGTTACACGCCGTATCCAGAATTGAGTTTATGCAGCAGAGCGCCTGCTTGTGCGCTTGTCGATGGAGAAATTCGCTCTGAGGATCCCCGCCTGCCACACATTCGCGAGAAAATCACCAGCCAAATTCATAAAACAGCCTTAGGCGCGGAAAGTTTGGTGTCATTTGAGTTTTACGAGGATATCAATGATTGGATTAAAGAAAATCAGCGAACAGAAAACTTGCCAATCATCGCGCTGGAGCAATCAAAAGACAGTGTGATGCTACCAGAATTTCAGCCGCCTGAAAAATTTGCGCTGCTACTTGGAGAAGAAGTCCACGGAATCACGCCGGAGCTTTTGGGTAGTTGCGACTTCACCGTAGAAATCCCGATGTTCGGCCAAAAAGAATCATTCAACGTGTCGGTCGCAACAGGAATTGCGCTGTTCGGACTGATTTTCCCGAGGATAAAATAA
- a CDS encoding GspE/PulE family protein: MDEDKIQARRREQDEEATRRRASILGLQYLDGREFEETLPLLKGVLTIEEMYKGRLVPLAFNEEDQSYRFGVTSQTSESLMKRMRDQYVENGKRIFFFLISGSAFRSIMLRFDPPKKVIYDNIEIAKEGDSDTLAQVTQTLASVGTNDVFNYLIDQADLLGASDIHIENQRESIRIRMRVDGALHTVAELSRDRYRVIMATLASRANISTASREPQSGHMQQEIHRDGVSHVLNLRVEAVMTVYGLDLVLRLFNFDESMLNLDLLSISNKEREQIDEVISHPRGMLLMVGPTGSGKSTTLYSILNALNTQDRKIITLEDPVENTIPGIAQIPIDTTNGQRFADGLRSVLRLDPDVVMVGEIRDNETAKTAIQASITGHLVLSSFHANSTAAAFSRMIDMIGQNPIFSSAVRLVIAQRLVRRLWDDSKEEYEPDEATRKWVKEVLKDLPENVDCPDLDTFKLWRAVPTDDVPFGYKGRIPVMEQLAVSENIQKFLRGDVEDVHTEAIEKAAKEDGMVTLLQAGVLAALRGETTLEEVNRVI; encoded by the coding sequence ATGGACGAAGATAAAATTCAGGCGCGACGCCGCGAGCAAGATGAGGAAGCGACTCGTCGTCGAGCGTCAATTTTAGGACTTCAATATCTTGATGGGCGGGAATTTGAAGAAACTTTACCTTTGCTTAAGGGTGTTTTGACGATAGAAGAAATGTATAAGGGTCGGCTGGTTCCGCTAGCCTTTAATGAGGAAGACCAATCTTATCGATTTGGTGTTACGTCACAAACTTCTGAATCGTTGATGAAGCGGATGCGAGATCAGTATGTTGAAAATGGCAAGCGAATCTTCTTCTTCTTAATTTCTGGTTCGGCGTTTCGGTCAATTATGCTTAGGTTTGATCCGCCGAAAAAAGTGATTTACGATAACATCGAAATTGCTAAGGAAGGTGATAGTGATACTCTGGCGCAGGTTACTCAGACTTTGGCTTCTGTGGGTACAAATGACGTGTTTAATTATTTGATTGACCAAGCGGATTTGTTGGGTGCGTCGGATATTCACATCGAAAATCAGCGTGAATCGATTCGAATTCGTATGCGTGTTGACGGAGCTTTGCACACAGTGGCAGAACTTAGCAGAGATAGATATCGAGTGATTATGGCGACTTTGGCGTCGCGCGCGAATATTTCTACTGCTTCCAGAGAGCCTCAGTCTGGACATATGCAGCAGGAAATTCATAGAGATGGTGTGTCGCATGTACTGAATTTGCGCGTGGAAGCCGTGATGACGGTGTACGGCTTGGACTTGGTGCTTCGATTGTTCAATTTCGATGAGTCAATGTTGAACTTGGATCTCTTGAGTATTTCAAATAAAGAGCGCGAGCAAATTGATGAAGTTATTTCTCATCCGCGCGGGATGTTGTTGATGGTTGGTCCGACTGGCTCGGGAAAATCTACGACGTTATATAGCATTTTGAACGCTCTTAATACTCAGGATCGAAAGATTATCACACTGGAAGATCCTGTAGAAAATACGATTCCTGGGATTGCTCAGATTCCAATTGATACGACAAATGGACAGAGGTTTGCTGACGGTTTGCGTAGTGTTTTGCGCCTTGACCCAGACGTGGTGATGGTTGGTGAGATTCGCGATAATGAAACTGCAAAGACTGCGATTCAGGCGTCAATTACGGGACATTTGGTGTTGTCTAGCTTCCACGCCAATTCGACTGCGGCGGCGTTTAGTCGGATGATTGACATGATTGGGCAAAACCCGATTTTTAGCTCGGCGGTTCGGCTGGTGATTGCTCAGAGACTAGTGAGGCGATTATGGGATGATAGCAAGGAAGAGTATGAGCCAGATGAGGCGACTCGCAAATGGGTGAAAGAAGTCTTGAAGGATTTGCCGGAGAATGTTGATTGCCCAGATCTTGATACGTTTAAGCTTTGGCGTGCGGTGCCGACGGATGACGTTCCGTTTGGCTACAAGGGGCGAATTCCGGTAATGGAACAGTTGGCTGTAAGCGAGAATATTCAGAAATTCTTGCGTGGCGATGTTGAGGATGTTCATACGGAAGCGATTGAAAAGGCTGCAAAAGAAGATGGCATGGTGACGTTACTTCAGGCTGGCGTGTTGGCAGCTCTTCGTGGCGAAACAACATTAGAAGAAGTCAATAGAGTAATATAA
- the rplS gene encoding 50S ribosomal protein L19 — translation MSFQLIDKINQAQKKQAVVDARSGDTVRVYQKIKEGNKERIQMFEGVVIRTDNKKSHTSRITVRKIASGVGVEKSFLIHSPLIEKIEIVRRAKVRRKFLSFLRQRSGKSARLTAKNFDRAAVNDIHDAKAEAEAERLKEEAAQAAAAKQAEKDAAQAELDAKAAEVAARHKDA, via the coding sequence ATGAGTTTTCAATTGATTGACAAAATCAACCAAGCACAAAAAAAGCAAGCAGTTGTCGATGCTCGCAGTGGTGACACAGTTCGCGTTTACCAGAAAATTAAGGAAGGCAACAAAGAGCGTATTCAGATGTTCGAGGGTGTTGTTATCCGTACCGACAATAAAAAATCGCACACATCACGCATTACGGTTCGAAAGATTGCTTCAGGCGTTGGCGTTGAAAAGTCATTCTTGATACACAGTCCGCTAATTGAGAAGATTGAAATTGTTCGTCGTGCTAAGGTTCGCCGCAAGTTCTTAAGCTTCCTTCGCCAGCGTAGCGGTAAATCAGCTCGCTTGACGGCTAAGAATTTCGATCGCGCTGCTGTTAATGACATTCATGACGCTAAGGCAGAAGCGGAAGCTGAACGCTTGAAGGAAGAGGCTGCTCAGGCTGCTGCTGCAAAACAAGCTGAAAAAGATGCCGCTCAGGCTGAACTTGACGCTAAGGCTGCTGAAGTTGCAGCTCGCCATAAAGACGCGTAA
- a CDS encoding NAD(P)-dependent malic enzyme has protein sequence MDYNKLALELHEKYKGKITTSLRDKEELNRDKLSAYYSPGVGAVSQAIAENPADLPKYTWTNNLVAVISDGSAILGLGNLGPKAAMPVMEGKALLFKHFADVDAVPIVLDVHEPEEIIATVKAIAPSFGAINLEDIAAPKCFEIEERLKAELDIPVFHDDQHGTAVVVLAGLINAAKLTGRNLADCKFVVVGAGAAGTAIIKLLNLYGAKNIVAVDSRGIVGKSRTDLNAEKTALLEYVDTSQSGSIEDAITDADVFIGVSRAGLLTPELVKKMAKDPIVFALANPVPEIMPDVAKQAGVAIIGTGRSDFPNQVNNSLAFPGIFRGALDHGVKKITDQHKLAAAEALANLVENPTVDKVVPTAFDEGVVEAVANVIR, from the coding sequence ATGGATTACAATAAATTAGCACTCGAACTACACGAAAAATACAAAGGTAAAATTACGACTAGCCTCAGAGATAAAGAGGAGCTTAATCGCGACAAACTTAGCGCCTATTACAGCCCTGGCGTCGGCGCAGTCAGCCAAGCAATTGCCGAAAATCCAGCCGATTTGCCAAAGTACACTTGGACAAATAATCTAGTTGCCGTAATCTCAGACGGCTCAGCAATTTTGGGTCTGGGCAATTTGGGACCAAAAGCCGCCATGCCAGTCATGGAAGGAAAAGCTTTGCTATTTAAGCATTTTGCCGATGTCGACGCCGTGCCAATTGTGTTAGACGTTCACGAGCCAGAAGAAATTATTGCCACAGTTAAAGCCATCGCGCCAAGCTTCGGCGCCATCAACCTCGAAGACATTGCCGCACCAAAATGCTTTGAAATTGAAGAGCGATTGAAGGCAGAATTAGATATTCCAGTCTTCCACGACGATCAACATGGCACGGCTGTCGTTGTATTAGCGGGCTTAATTAACGCCGCTAAATTGACAGGACGAAACCTGGCGGATTGCAAATTCGTAGTTGTCGGCGCAGGCGCAGCCGGTACGGCAATCATCAAATTGTTAAATCTTTACGGAGCAAAAAACATCGTAGCGGTGGATAGCCGAGGAATTGTCGGAAAATCACGCACAGATTTGAACGCTGAAAAAACCGCGCTATTAGAATATGTTGACACATCGCAATCTGGCTCAATTGAAGACGCCATCACCGACGCAGACGTATTCATCGGCGTATCGCGCGCAGGACTTCTCACTCCAGAATTAGTTAAGAAAATGGCGAAAGATCCAATCGTATTTGCGCTAGCAAATCCGGTTCCAGAAATTATGCCAGATGTCGCCAAGCAAGCCGGCGTCGCAATCATCGGCACGGGTCGTAGCGACTTTCCAAACCAAGTCAACAACTCCCTGGCCTTCCCTGGAATTTTCCGCGGTGCATTAGACCACGGAGTTAAGAAAATCACCGATCAGCACAAATTGGCGGCTGCTGAAGCGCTAGCTAACCTGGTCGAAAATCCAACCGTCGATAAAGTCGTTCCAACCGCATTTGATGAAGGCGTTGTTGAAGCTGTCGCGAATGTCATTAGATAA
- the dnaE gene encoding DNA polymerase III subunit alpha: MTEGKSEQSSSAALKPSDFVHLHNHTFHSVLDGLTKIHDLVDKVKELGMEAAAVTDHGTMSGILDYYKTAKKAGIKPIIGIETYVATRSRFDRDPGKDKQRFHLTVLAMNNTGFHNLMKLSTRANLEGMYYKPRIDHDLLEELNEGLIVLSGCASGEIGVALKEDDYDRARDIAKWYKSIFDDRYYLELQDHGHPKSNTHWDVQEKINEGLIKLSKELGIEMVVTCDGHYLTHEYQDAHEILLCVGTGSYLSDEKRMSLKDFELHLTDPRDIIDHWGEEFPEVIRNTKKIADRCDVEIELGRILIPKYPLPDGENEHSYLLRLTYQGLLQRYNGASKEEAEKLDPDEIIPKLSDEVRERAKMELGVMGNMGYEGYFLIVQDFINWGKSQGIVFGPGRGSAAGSIIAYALNITDLDPLKYGLLFERFLNPDRISMPDIDVDIQDTRRDEVIEYCAKKYGEDHVSNIATFGKMFGRMAVRDVARVLEVPYAESDRLAKLVPPPNQGRHIPLSVSIKEDADLRNEYENNPTAKEVLDYAIQLEGTIRSHGVHACGVVIAPDTLVNYIPLEMAQKGVVATQFPMGEVEELGLLKMDFLGLSNLTIINNAMRIIRKAYKKEINLSELPLDDKKTYELFQRGDTTGVFQLESAGMKRYLRGLKPTTFEDIIAMVALYRPGPMQFIDSFIRRKHGEEEITYLHAGMKNSLKNTYGILVYQEQFMQISKEWCGFTGGQADTLRKAVGKKKIDLMKKVKPEFVEGAVKVGGATKEIAETFWTQLEEFANYCFNKSHAACYGLIAYWTAYLKAHYPDAFMAALMTSDHDDTDRLAIEITECKHMGISVLSPDVNESFVEFAVVPNENKIRFGMSAVKGVGVGAVEEVLRAREEGVFLSVEDFAKRVSTSKFNRKAWESLIKSGAFDDMGDRSDLLFNLDSITSFASKLQKEAASGQTNLFGMLGGDDAASVQSTLHLQKAPVKHDDKERLMWERELLGLYISAHPLDRYETYLSEQTQPLTQLVPEYDSRMMTVGGIISTVRTIVTKSGSKMAFVGIEDKFGEGEIIVFPNLYEKVGAKLVQDAVIRVSGKNSARDRDGNLGNESKLIADDIIAITDNDINGYESTGRKMEAPKISSAVKKERREAYRNQKNGVSPKSAVKNDAAKPQPKTHSAPVNVAPEIPASKLFVYIKDPNDHSRLVKMKSVCGENAGTTDVVLVLGEKEKSAMRLPFKVDANDNLLSQLKNTLGEECVVLK; encoded by the coding sequence ATGACTGAGGGGAAAAGCGAACAATCATCGTCGGCGGCTTTGAAGCCGTCAGATTTCGTGCATCTTCATAATCACACTTTTCATTCGGTGCTGGACGGATTGACTAAGATTCATGACTTGGTCGATAAGGTTAAGGAGCTCGGAATGGAGGCTGCTGCCGTAACTGATCACGGCACGATGAGCGGCATTCTGGACTATTACAAGACCGCCAAAAAAGCGGGAATTAAGCCGATTATCGGAATTGAAACTTACGTGGCGACTCGTTCACGATTTGACCGCGATCCAGGCAAGGACAAGCAGCGTTTTCACTTGACCGTGCTGGCGATGAACAATACGGGTTTTCACAATCTGATGAAGTTGTCGACGCGCGCTAATCTGGAGGGAATGTATTATAAGCCGCGAATTGATCATGATTTGCTGGAGGAGTTGAATGAGGGGCTGATTGTTCTGAGTGGCTGTGCGAGTGGTGAAATTGGTGTGGCGCTGAAAGAAGATGATTATGATCGCGCTCGTGATATTGCCAAGTGGTACAAGTCGATTTTTGACGATCGTTATTATCTGGAGCTACAGGATCATGGACATCCGAAGTCGAATACTCACTGGGACGTGCAGGAAAAAATTAATGAAGGCTTGATTAAGCTTTCAAAAGAGCTTGGTATTGAAATGGTAGTAACTTGTGATGGTCACTATTTGACGCACGAATATCAAGACGCACACGAGATTCTGCTTTGTGTTGGGACGGGCTCGTATCTCAGTGATGAAAAGCGAATGAGCTTGAAGGATTTTGAGCTTCATTTGACAGATCCGCGCGATATTATCGATCACTGGGGTGAGGAATTTCCTGAAGTTATTCGCAACACGAAAAAAATAGCTGATCGCTGCGACGTTGAGATTGAGCTTGGGCGAATTCTTATTCCAAAATATCCATTGCCAGATGGCGAGAATGAACATTCATATCTGCTTAGATTGACATATCAAGGTTTATTGCAGCGTTACAATGGAGCTTCGAAGGAGGAGGCTGAGAAATTAGACCCTGACGAAATTATTCCGAAGTTGTCTGATGAGGTTCGTGAGCGCGCTAAGATGGAGCTTGGCGTGATGGGAAATATGGGCTATGAAGGTTATTTCTTGATCGTCCAGGATTTTATCAACTGGGGAAAATCGCAGGGAATTGTTTTTGGGCCTGGGCGCGGTAGTGCGGCTGGTTCAATTATTGCGTATGCACTGAACATTACAGATCTTGATCCTCTAAAATACGGTTTGCTGTTTGAGCGATTCCTGAATCCTGATCGTATTTCTATGCCCGACATCGACGTCGATATTCAGGATACGCGTCGCGATGAAGTGATTGAATATTGTGCGAAAAAATATGGCGAAGATCATGTCAGTAATATCGCAACGTTCGGTAAGATGTTTGGTCGTATGGCAGTGCGTGACGTAGCTAGGGTTTTGGAAGTTCCGTACGCTGAGAGCGACCGCTTGGCGAAGTTAGTTCCGCCGCCAAACCAGGGGCGTCATATTCCGCTATCTGTGAGTATTAAAGAGGATGCGGATCTTCGGAATGAATATGAAAATAATCCGACCGCAAAGGAAGTTTTGGACTATGCAATTCAGCTGGAAGGGACGATTCGTAGCCACGGCGTTCATGCTTGTGGCGTGGTGATTGCGCCAGATACGTTGGTCAATTATATCCCACTTGAAATGGCGCAAAAGGGCGTGGTGGCAACTCAGTTCCCGATGGGTGAGGTTGAAGAGTTGGGTCTATTGAAGATGGACTTCTTGGGGCTTTCGAACCTTACGATTATTAATAACGCCATGAGGATTATCCGAAAAGCTTACAAGAAAGAGATTAATCTTTCGGAGCTGCCTCTTGATGATAAAAAGACCTATGAGCTGTTTCAGCGCGGCGACACGACTGGTGTATTCCAGTTGGAATCGGCGGGAATGAAACGGTATTTGCGCGGGCTAAAGCCGACTACGTTTGAAGACATTATTGCTATGGTGGCTCTTTATCGTCCGGGCCCAATGCAGTTTATTGACAGTTTTATTAGGCGTAAACACGGCGAGGAAGAGATAACTTATTTGCATGCTGGAATGAAAAACTCGCTGAAAAATACTTACGGAATTTTGGTCTATCAGGAGCAGTTTATGCAGATTTCTAAGGAATGGTGCGGATTTACTGGTGGTCAGGCTGACACGTTGCGAAAGGCTGTTGGTAAGAAAAAAATTGACTTGATGAAAAAGGTCAAGCCTGAATTCGTCGAGGGTGCGGTTAAAGTTGGTGGTGCAACTAAGGAAATTGCGGAAACTTTCTGGACTCAGCTGGAAGAGTTCGCTAATTATTGTTTCAATAAGTCGCACGCCGCTTGTTATGGTTTGATTGCTTATTGGACGGCTTATTTGAAAGCGCATTATCCTGACGCGTTTATGGCGGCGCTTATGACTAGCGACCACGACGACACTGATCGTCTGGCAATTGAAATCACTGAGTGTAAGCACATGGGAATTAGTGTACTGAGTCCTGATGTAAATGAATCATTCGTTGAGTTTGCTGTGGTGCCGAATGAGAATAAAATTCGTTTCGGAATGTCGGCGGTGAAGGGCGTTGGTGTTGGTGCGGTCGAGGAAGTTCTGCGAGCGCGCGAGGAGGGTGTGTTCTTGTCGGTGGAAGATTTTGCCAAGCGTGTTTCGACCAGTAAATTTAATCGCAAGGCTTGGGAGTCGCTTATTAAATCTGGTGCATTTGATGATATGGGCGATCGATCTGATTTGCTTTTCAATCTGGATTCTATTACGTCATTTGCGTCCAAGCTCCAAAAAGAAGCCGCCAGTGGGCAGACAAATTTGTTTGGAATGCTGGGTGGCGATGATGCGGCGAGCGTCCAATCAACTCTCCATCTCCAGAAGGCTCCTGTGAAACACGACGATAAAGAGCGCTTGATGTGGGAGCGAGAATTGTTGGGGTTGTATATCTCGGCGCATCCGCTTGATAGATATGAAACGTATTTGAGCGAACAAACTCAACCATTAACGCAGTTGGTTCCTGAGTACGACAGTCGAATGATGACGGTTGGGGGAATTATTAGTACCGTTCGTACAATTGTCACAAAAAGCGGTTCAAAAATGGCGTTCGTGGGAATTGAGGACAAGTTTGGTGAGGGCGAGATAATTGTCTTTCCAAATCTGTATGAGAAAGTTGGAGCCAAGTTGGTTCAGGACGCGGTGATTCGAGTTTCTGGTAAAAATTCAGCGCGAGATCGTGACGGAAATTTGGGCAATGAAAGTAAGCTAATTGCCGATGATATTATTGCGATTACGGACAACGATATCAATGGCTATGAGTCGACTGGACGTAAAATGGAAGCGCCAAAAATTAGCTCTGCCGTAAAAAAAGAGCGCCGTGAAGCTTATCGTAATCAGAAAAATGGAGTTTCTCCGAAGTCTGCCGTAAAGAATGACGCCGCCAAACCACAACCAAAAACTCATTCGGCGCCTGTTAATGTTGCGCCAGAAATTCCCGCCTCAAAGTTATTTGTGTATATTAAAGATCCGAATGACCATTCGCGGTTAGTGAAAATGAAGTCTGTGTGCGGCGAGAATGCTGGCACGACTGACGTGGTTTTGGTGCTGGGCGAGAAAGAAAAATCAGCCATGCGCCTGCCGTTTAAGGTGGATGCTAATGACAATCTATTAAGCCAATTAAAAAACACTCTGGGTGAAGAGTGTGTAGTTCTAAAGTGA